Sequence from the Nocardiopsis sp. YSL2 genome:
ACGTCCCGACCGTACCCCCACCGGACCGCAGGCTCCGATTCCCAGGAGATGGCAGATGAGCGACCCCTACCGCTTCGCGCAGAGCCCAGGCGACGCCGGAGGGCGTCGCGACGACGCTCCGGCAGGGGGCCGGTTCGCGGTGAGGGCCGTACTGTGGCTGCTGATCCTCCTCGGCGCCACGGCCAACGCGGTCACGTCCTTCGGCGGCTTCCATCCGCTGATCAGTGTGGGTTTCGGACTGTTGACGGTCCTGTGCATCGTCCTTCTCGTCGTGCACCACGTGCGCCACCGCAAGTAGGACGGCGAGGCGCGTACCGTATTAAGTACATCCTTTTATCTTCACTACTCCGCCCGTATATCGGGCGGATTTTTTTGTGTCTTCACCAACGGTTGGCCAATACAGGCCACATCCTGCGGTAAACCCTCACCCTACTCTCATGAAACCTTTCACAGAGTAACGAACCCGGGGCGACACAAGGACAGGGCGCCGATCTCCGCAACGCCCTGACCCTCCATTATGGCACTCTCGGACAGTATCCGGAGCACGGAATACCACGCGACCATGGATGCGCTCCCAAACCTGGATCCGAAACGAGCCCCCGAACCGGAGACCGAGCGGCATCGACCTGTGGCCGCACCGGCAGAGCCCCCCGGCCATCCACACGTCATCGCAGGCCAGGACGCTGCCTGGATTCACATGCGCAACGTGAGTCACACAGGCATCCCTTTATCAACCATTTCTCCAGCGCCACGTTAAGCACGACTTCGACTTTTGCGCGTGAGGTCGAGCACGCCGAGCTTCGGCGCTCGGAGACACACATCGAAGCGCGACGAGCGCCATCACACCGGCATTATCCGAATTTGATTCGGAGCTCGCGAACTGTGCAGTGAGGCGCCAACCGCATCCCTTGACGCGTGCCCGGGGTATGGGGAAGTATCTGTCCGCCGGTATCGCTGACTACACCCCCTGCGACAAACATCCCGAGGTAAACACTCATTCGTAAAACACGACGGGAGATGACGTGATCGAAAACGTTTCGCGACTGTTCGAGGACCTGGCCCGAGATTGCCTGTCCCCCGGGGCCCAGCTGTCCATCTACAAGGACGGTGAGCTGCACGAGTTCACCACGGGAGTCGAGCGGGCCGGCACCGAGCGCCCCGTCACCCCCCGTTCGCGCTTCGCCTACGGATCGGTCTCCAAGATCTTCACCGCCGCCCTGGTCATGCAGCTGGCCGAGGACGAGGAGATCGACCTCGACACTCCCGTGAGCGAGTACCTCCCCGCCCGCCGGCCCGCCGCGGGGCGCCCGGCCGGTGCGGTGACCGCGCGCCAGCTCCTCAGCCACACCGCAGGCCTGGTCTCCGACCACGACGAGGGCCCGCTCCGCTCCGCGTCCCTGCACCGCCAGGCCGCCTCCCTGCTCGAACAAGGCCCGGTCGGCACCCCCGGCACCGCCTTCTCCTACTCCAACAGCGCCTACTCCCTGGCCGCCTACCTGGTCGAGGCCGTCACCGGACAGGACTGGTGGGAGACGCTGGAATCGCATCTGGTCCTGCCCTCCGGACTGGATCTGGCCTTCGTGCACGACGCGCGCGACCCCGACGCCGTCCCGGCGACCGTCAGCGGACACACCGTCGACCTCCCCTCTCGGACGGTCACGCCGGTGGACTTCTACGTCGAGCCCGCGCTGGCCCCGGCGGGCGGCCTGGCCGGAAGCGCCACCGACCTGGTCAACTTCGGCCGCGCCTTCATGACCTCAGACGACGCGGCGCTGGACATCGACATCGCCGACCCGCGGACGCTGCACGAGATGGGGCGTTCCGTCCCCGCCGCCGACCCGTTCGGGCTGGCCGACGGCTGGGGCGCGGGCTGGGCCCTGCACCTGGCCGGCGACCGGCTCTGGTACGGCCACGACGGCACGCTCGACGGCGGTACCTGCAACGTCCGGGTGGACCCCGACGGACGCACGGCCCTGGCCCTGACCACCAACGGCACGTCCGGCCTGCGCTTCTGGGAGGAGCTGGTCACCGGTCTGCGCGAGCTGGGCCTGGACGTGGGCCACTACCGGCAGCCGACGCCCCGTAACCGATCGGCGGCCCCCGCTGAGGCGATCACCGGCCGCTACGTCAACGGCGACCTGGCGGTGGACGTCACCCGGCTCGGCTCCGACGAGTTCTGGTTCAGCCTGCCCAACGGCTTCTCCGGACCGATGACGACCACCTCCGACCTGCACTTCTCCGTTTCCATGGACGATGCCGGCGGCATGTCGTTCAGCGGCCGG
This genomic interval carries:
- a CDS encoding serine hydrolase, which codes for MIENVSRLFEDLARDCLSPGAQLSIYKDGELHEFTTGVERAGTERPVTPRSRFAYGSVSKIFTAALVMQLAEDEEIDLDTPVSEYLPARRPAAGRPAGAVTARQLLSHTAGLVSDHDEGPLRSASLHRQAASLLEQGPVGTPGTAFSYSNSAYSLAAYLVEAVTGQDWWETLESHLVLPSGLDLAFVHDARDPDAVPATVSGHTVDLPSRTVTPVDFYVEPALAPAGGLAGSATDLVNFGRAFMTSDDAALDIDIADPRTLHEMGRSVPAADPFGLADGWGAGWALHLAGDRLWYGHDGTLDGGTCNVRVDPDGRTALALTTNGTSGLRFWEELVTGLRELGLDVGHYRQPTPRNRSAAPAEAITGRYVNGDLAVDVTRLGSDEFWFSLPNGFSGPMTTTSDLHFSVSMDDAGGMSFSGRFLRDPHEPDSIASMQYNGRALRRTPLPVRSRA